The Streptomyces sp. NBC_01317 genomic interval CCAGACCCACGCGTCCGCCATCGTCACCTCGAAAAAGACCTCGCCCTGTACGGAATGCACCTGCATTTCGTAGTCATTGGTGAGATAGAAGCGACGCTCGGTCTCGATCACATATTTGAACAGACCGACGACATCGCGGTACTCCCGGTAGAGCTTCAGCTCCATCTCGGTCTCGTACTTCTCGAGGTCCTCGGCGCTCATGGCAATGTTCCCCTTCAGCCGTACGTCCCCCTATTGTGCTCCGGTCCCCCGCGCCCCTAGACGATTTCGGGGGCGAGGACCACCGGTTCATCCGGGGGACCCTCGTCGAGCAGCGTACGCAGCAGCTCGGCGAGCCTGGTCGGATACACCGTCTCACGTGCCGCCAGAAGTTCGGCGGAGGTCCACCACCTCAGCCCCGCGACACTGCGGCGCTCCAGCTCGGTCAGCCCGCCGGGGGCCGTCTCGGTCTGTGTCGTACGCGCCAGGAAGTACCACTCGTCCTGGTCCCAGCGCCGCCCGTCGAACGGGAACGAGCACCGCCGGTGCCACAGCACAGGCCCCAGCTCGACCTGTGTGATCCCTGTCTCCTCCACGAGCTCCCGCAGCGCGGCCTCCGCGCGGCTCTCGTCGCCCTCCAGGCCCCCGCCGGGCGTGAACCACCACGTGTCGCCCGGGTCGTCCGGTTCGTAGCCGTGGAGCAGCAGGATGCGGTCCTCCGGGTCGAGCAGCACCACCCGGGCGACCTTCCGCAGCACGCCCCCGCCGAACCCGCCGGACCCGCCGGACCCGTCCTCAGCCTCCGGCACGCGCCGACACCCCTTCCCCTGACGGCCCTGACGCCCCTGACTGCCCCGACCGGCCCGACCGCCCGGCCCCACCGGCCCCCGGCCCCCGGCCCTTCGCCCGCCGTTTGGCCCGGCGCTGCGCGAGCGGCCCGTACGCCGCCCCCGCCATGATCAGCACCGCCCCGAGCACCACCGCCCCGGCAAGCGGCCTGACCGGCCCGGCGGCGGACACCCCGCCCGGCAGCGCCGCGAACCCCGCCGGGCGCCCCAGGAAGCCCGGCGACGGCCAGATGACGGCGTCGACCCGCGCGTCCACCGCGGAGCGCGGGACCGAGCCCTGCCCCGGGTCCTCCAGATGGACCCGGGAGTCCAGCGAGAAGGTCCGCTGGTCGCCCAGCAGGAACAGCTGTCCGGCCGGTACGGTCGCGTCGAAATCGGTGCCGGAAGCCCGCCCGCCGGGCAGCTCGCCCACGTACGGCTCCGCGATCGCCTCGCCGTTGACGGTCAGCCGGCCCCCGGTGTCGCAGCAGGCGACCTTGTCGCCGCCGATCCCGACGACCCGCTTCACCATCGGCATGTCGCCCCACTGCTTGTCGGTGAAGACCACCACGTCCCCGCGCCGTACCGCGTCACCCGGTATCCGCTGGGCGAGCACCCGGTCCCCCGCCTTCACGGTCGGGGACATCGAATCGGTCGGGACGGTGTACGGGCGGTACTCCACGGCTCCCCAGACGAACCCGCCGAGGAAGAGCACACAGCCGACGGCCACGACCAGCCCCGACAGCACGCTGCCGAGGCGGCCGTGGCCGCCGTTCCCAGGTCCCGTACGTCCCGTTCCGCCCGTACGTCCCGTTCCGCTCACCCGAGCACCCCACCGTTCCGGAAATCGACGATCCGGGACGGCACCCTACCCGGCGGTACCGCCACCGGGTCCGGTGCTGTGCGGACCCGATTCCTTCACCGGCCGGGACGTGAGCCTCTTCCTGCGCCACAGCACCAGCGGCACCGCACCGGCGAGGCCGGCCGCGCCGGGAGCCGCGAGCGACCCCACGACGGCGGCCGCCTGGCCAGGACCGGCCTGGTCGAAGGTGTCGGGCACCGGAAGCGTCGCCAGCCTGTCGAGCGGCCACGCGACCACGATGGCCCGGCCGACCACATCCTTGACCGGGACAAATCCCCGGTCGGCGTTGTCCATGTGGTAGCGCGAGTCCTGCGAGTTCTGCCGGTGGTCGCCCATCACCCAGAGCCGGTCCTTGGGCACCTTGAACGGTCCGAAGGGCTGGTCGTCGCACGGGGTGTTGCCGGCGAAGATGAATCCCTTCTCGTCCAGCGCGTGCCCGTTGACCTCGACCGGGCCGCCCTTCTTGCACTCCACCGTGTCGCCGCCGACCGCGATGACCCGCTTGATCAGGTCCTTCTCCTCGGCGGACGGCATCAGCCCGATGAAGCTCAGGAACTTCTGCGCGATGTTCGGGTCGGGGACGTCCGTCTCGGGCAGCCAGCCGCCCGGGTCGTGGAAGACGACCACCTCGCCGCGCTCGGGCTCCGAGCCGAACCACGGGGTCAGCTTGTCCACCAGCACCCGGTCACCCCGCTGGAGGGTGTTCTGCATCGAGTCCGAGGGGATCGAGAACGCCTGGACCAGGAAAGTCTTGATCACCAACGCCAGGACCAGCGCGATGACGATGAGGAGGGGAAGCTCCTTCCAGAAGGAACGCTGCTTCCTCTGCCCTTCGCCGTCACCGGTACCGGCACCGTCGTTGTCACCGACGCCATCACCGCTCAAGGGACCGCCGTCACCGCCCAAGGGACCGTTACCGGGTTCCGTCGTGCTGTCCGTCACGACCGCGGGCGACTCGGCGAGCTGCTCGTGTCCCTCCTCGGGATCATCGTGACCGGAACGTGCGCCGACCGCCACATCCCCCACATCCACTCCTCACTCCGTGCGATTCACTCCGTGCGGTCGCCTGCCCCGGAGAAGGGGCAGGCCCACCACTCCCATAACGAGCGGGAGTTCCGCAGGGCTCGGGAGCCGGACCAATCCATGTCGATCCCGCGGGAACACACT includes:
- a CDS encoding NUDIX hydrolase, which translates into the protein MPEAEDGSGGSGGFGGGVLRKVARVVLLDPEDRILLLHGYEPDDPGDTWWFTPGGGLEGDESRAEAALRELVEETGITQVELGPVLWHRRCSFPFDGRRWDQDEWYFLARTTQTETAPGGLTELERRSVAGLRWWTSAELLAARETVYPTRLAELLRTLLDEGPPDEPVVLAPEIV
- the lepB gene encoding signal peptidase I; protein product: MSGTGRTGGTGRTGPGNGGHGRLGSVLSGLVVAVGCVLFLGGFVWGAVEYRPYTVPTDSMSPTVKAGDRVLAQRIPGDAVRRGDVVVFTDKQWGDMPMVKRVVGIGGDKVACCDTGGRLTVNGEAIAEPYVGELPGGRASGTDFDATVPAGQLFLLGDQRTFSLDSRVHLEDPGQGSVPRSAVDARVDAVIWPSPGFLGRPAGFAALPGGVSAAGPVRPLAGAVVLGAVLIMAGAAYGPLAQRRAKRRAKGRGPGAGGAGRSGRSGQSGASGPSGEGVSARAGG
- the lepB gene encoding signal peptidase I; protein product: MSGDGVGDNDGAGTGDGEGQRKQRSFWKELPLLIVIALVLALVIKTFLVQAFSIPSDSMQNTLQRGDRVLVDKLTPWFGSEPERGEVVVFHDPGGWLPETDVPDPNIAQKFLSFIGLMPSAEEKDLIKRVIAVGGDTVECKKGGPVEVNGHALDEKGFIFAGNTPCDDQPFGPFKVPKDRLWVMGDHRQNSQDSRYHMDNADRGFVPVKDVVGRAIVVAWPLDRLATLPVPDTFDQAGPGQAAAVVGSLAAPGAAGLAGAVPLVLWRRKRLTSRPVKESGPHSTGPGGGTAG
- a CDS encoding DUF2469 domain-containing protein; its protein translation is MSAEDLEKYETEMELKLYREYRDVVGLFKYVIETERRFYLTNDYEMQVHSVQGEVFFEVTMADAWVWDMYRPARFVKQVRVLTFKDVNIEELNKSDLELPGG